One stretch of Chitinophaga pendula DNA includes these proteins:
- the mqnB gene encoding futalosine hydrolase, with the protein MNILLTAATILEIAPFTALLQQRAIQITDNVYKLGDHHLTVLIAGIGMMPAAWSLGKYFAATKPDIAIQAGIAGSFRTDWPLGKTLAVNQEYLADLGAQLASGEFNDLFDMQLWQPDIPPFNGIALTNNFQSIPPITHLDTASAASVNTVTGTLHTRDHLIAKYHPDLESMEGAAFHYACLMDRIPFLQIRTISNYVEQRDRSKWNIPLAVRELNQSLSLLFQTWNIW; encoded by the coding sequence ATGAATATACTGCTTACAGCCGCCACCATACTGGAAATAGCCCCCTTTACCGCCTTGCTCCAACAACGCGCGATACAGATAACAGATAATGTTTATAAGTTGGGCGATCACCACCTCACCGTCCTCATCGCCGGCATCGGCATGATGCCAGCCGCCTGGAGCCTCGGCAAATACTTCGCCGCCACAAAACCCGATATCGCCATCCAGGCCGGTATCGCCGGCTCATTCCGCACAGACTGGCCCCTGGGCAAAACCCTCGCCGTCAACCAGGAATACCTCGCCGACCTCGGCGCCCAACTCGCCTCCGGCGAATTCAACGACCTCTTCGATATGCAACTCTGGCAACCAGATATCCCCCCCTTCAACGGCATCGCCCTCACCAACAACTTCCAAAGTATCCCCCCCATCACACACCTCGATACCGCCTCCGCCGCCTCCGTCAACACCGTCACCGGCACCCTCCACACACGCGATCATCTCATCGCCAAATATCACCCCGATCTCGAAAGCATGGAAGGCGCCGCCTTCCACTACGCCTGCCTCATGGATCGGATCCCCTTCCTCCAAATAAGAACCATCTCCAACTACGTCGAACAACGCGATCGCAGCAAATGGAATATCCCCCTCGCCGTCCGCGAACTCAACCAATCCCTCTCCCTCCTCTTCCAAACCTGGAACATCTGGTAA
- a CDS encoding GNAT family N-acetyltransferase, translated as MIQFNNLAGQSPETICNTFNYAFSDYVIPFKINLPLFQQKVQGENIQLPFSVGAFDNDQLVAFMLHGTDDNGATPTRLYNGGTGVTPSHRGQRLVQQMYAQAIPSFITAGIRELILEVISTNTPAIKAYGSCGFRQSRVFHCFKGNILPAPMPENIRILNTQHPDWQLLASFSTQQPSWSNSLDSIRREGNNTTTWLAYKHNEIIGFISVFTGNCRIRQIAVHPDHRRQGIGQALLSHVATTLRQPLTIINVEEENTTLQKFLLNAGCQHTISQYEMICQL; from the coding sequence ATGATACAGTTTAATAACCTGGCCGGCCAATCACCGGAGACCATCTGTAATACATTCAACTACGCCTTTAGCGACTACGTCATCCCCTTCAAGATCAACCTCCCCCTCTTTCAACAGAAAGTACAGGGCGAAAATATACAACTACCCTTCTCCGTAGGTGCCTTCGATAATGATCAGCTGGTCGCTTTCATGTTACATGGCACCGACGACAACGGCGCTACACCTACCCGCCTCTATAATGGAGGCACCGGCGTAACCCCCTCCCACCGCGGCCAACGCCTCGTGCAACAAATGTACGCACAAGCCATCCCCTCCTTTATAACAGCCGGCATCCGCGAGCTCATCCTGGAAGTCATCAGCACCAACACCCCTGCTATCAAAGCATACGGCAGCTGCGGCTTCCGGCAATCCCGCGTCTTCCACTGCTTTAAAGGAAATATCCTTCCAGCTCCCATGCCCGAAAATATCCGCATCCTCAACACCCAACATCCCGACTGGCAACTACTGGCTTCCTTCTCCACCCAGCAACCCAGCTGGAGCAATAGCCTCGACAGCATCCGCCGCGAAGGTAATAACACCACCACCTGGCTCGCTTACAAACACAACGAAATAATAGGCTTTATCAGCGTATTCACCGGCAACTGCCGCATACGACAGATCGCCGTACATCCCGATCACCGCCGCCAAGGCATCGGACAGGCCCTCCTCTCACATGTAGCTACTACACTCCGTCAACCGCTCACTATCATCAACGTAGAAGAAGAGAACACCACCCTGCAAAAGTTCCTCCTGAATGCAGGCTGCCAACACACCATCTCCCAATACGAAATGATCTGCCAGCTCTAA
- the fabD gene encoding ACP S-malonyltransferase: MKHAYVFPGQGSQFPGMGKNLYETNEQAKALFEQANEILGFRISDVMFTGSEEDLKKTNVTQPAVFLHSVIAFLCAEHPAPAMVAGHSLGEFSALVANGVLTFEDALRLVAIRANAMQKACELQPSTMAAVLALDDVKVEEICAAVTAETGAVVVPANYNCPGQLVISGALKGVEIACERMKAAGAKRALILPVGGAFHSPLMAPAKEELKAAIEKTTFRTPSCPVYQNVVAAAVTDPAVIKQNLEEQLTGAVRWTQSVQAMIADEAAEFTEVGPGKVLQGLILKIKKDAVVNGIS, translated from the coding sequence ATGAAGCACGCATACGTATTTCCAGGCCAGGGCTCTCAGTTTCCGGGTATGGGAAAGAACTTGTATGAGACCAATGAGCAAGCAAAAGCGTTATTTGAGCAAGCAAACGAGATATTAGGTTTTCGTATCTCCGACGTGATGTTTACGGGGTCGGAGGAGGATCTTAAGAAGACGAATGTGACACAGCCGGCTGTGTTCTTGCATTCTGTGATTGCCTTTTTGTGTGCGGAGCATCCGGCGCCAGCGATGGTAGCGGGTCATTCGCTCGGTGAGTTTTCTGCGTTGGTAGCTAATGGTGTGTTGACATTTGAGGATGCGCTGCGTTTGGTAGCTATCCGTGCGAATGCGATGCAGAAGGCATGTGAGCTGCAGCCCTCTACTATGGCGGCGGTGTTAGCGCTGGACGATGTAAAGGTAGAGGAGATCTGTGCGGCTGTTACGGCGGAGACGGGAGCGGTGGTAGTACCAGCTAACTATAACTGTCCTGGTCAGCTGGTGATCTCCGGTGCTTTGAAGGGTGTGGAGATCGCCTGTGAGCGGATGAAGGCAGCCGGTGCAAAGCGTGCGCTGATATTGCCTGTAGGTGGCGCATTCCATTCACCATTGATGGCGCCGGCGAAAGAGGAGCTGAAGGCGGCGATTGAAAAGACGACTTTCCGTACACCTAGTTGTCCGGTATACCAGAATGTGGTAGCGGCGGCGGTAACTGATCCAGCTGTGATCAAACAGAACCTGGAAGAGCAGCTGACAGGCGCGGTAAGATGGACACAGTCTGTGCAGGCGATGATCGCAGACGAAGCGGCTGAATTTACGGAGGTAGGCCCTGGTAAGGTATTACAGGGGTTGATCCTGAAGATAAAGAAGGATGCTGTTGTGAACGGTATTTCTTAA
- a CDS encoding GNAT family N-acetyltransferase, protein MKEVTVRHARKEDCERIMELIKELATYENKPDAVVVSMEHFVNAGFGPNPVWTALVATTSENDQELIVGFALYYKRYSTWKGCRLYLEDINITDSYRGKGIGKLLFEHLIQETKDLGFTGMMWQVLEWNEPAINFYKKFNADFDPEWINVHIDM, encoded by the coding sequence ATGAAGGAAGTTACCGTTAGACACGCCCGCAAAGAAGATTGCGAAAGAATCATGGAATTGATTAAAGAACTGGCCACCTACGAAAACAAACCCGATGCCGTAGTAGTATCAATGGAACATTTCGTCAACGCCGGATTCGGACCCAATCCCGTATGGACAGCCCTCGTCGCCACCACATCCGAAAATGACCAGGAACTCATCGTCGGCTTCGCCCTCTATTACAAACGATACTCCACCTGGAAAGGCTGTCGCCTCTATCTCGAAGATATAAATATCACCGATAGCTATCGCGGAAAAGGTATCGGCAAACTACTCTTCGAACACCTCATCCAGGAAACTAAAGACCTCGGCTTCACCGGCATGATGTGGCAAGTACTCGAATGGAACGAACCTGCCATCAACTTCTATAAAAAATTCAACGCAGACTTCGATCCCGAATGGATCAACGTACATATCGATATGTAA
- the folE gene encoding GTP cyclohydrolase I FolE: MAYKKIESFDEEVTTALIHHYRSSLSLLGEDPDREGLLKTPERVAKAMQYMTQGYSLDAKEILRGARFTESYSEMVIVKDIELYSLCEHHMVPFFGKAHVAYIPNGYITGLSKIARVVDVFARRLQVQERLTHQILDAIQETLEPQGVAVVVEAQHLCMMMRGVQKQNSVTTTSAFSGQFEDNTTRSEFIRLIGRRSN, encoded by the coding sequence ATGGCATATAAAAAAATAGAATCATTTGATGAGGAGGTGACGACGGCGTTAATTCATCATTATCGCAGCAGCCTTTCTTTACTAGGTGAGGATCCGGATAGGGAGGGATTGTTGAAGACCCCGGAGCGTGTAGCGAAGGCTATGCAGTATATGACGCAGGGTTATAGTCTGGATGCGAAGGAGATATTGCGTGGTGCCCGGTTTACGGAGTCTTACAGTGAGATGGTGATTGTGAAGGATATAGAGCTTTATTCATTGTGTGAGCACCATATGGTGCCGTTTTTCGGGAAGGCGCATGTGGCTTATATCCCGAATGGTTACATTACGGGGTTGAGTAAGATTGCCCGGGTGGTGGATGTATTTGCGCGCCGGCTGCAGGTGCAGGAGCGTTTGACGCACCAGATACTGGATGCTATCCAGGAGACGCTGGAGCCGCAGGGTGTGGCAGTGGTGGTAGAGGCGCAGCATTTGTGTATGATGATGCGTGGGGTGCAGAAGCAGAATTCTGTGACGACGACGTCGGCATTTTCCGGTCAGTTCGAGGACAATACGACCCGTTCTGAGTTTATTCGCCTGATAGGTCGCAGGTCCAACTAG
- a CDS encoding 1,4-dihydroxy-6-naphthoate synthase has protein sequence MELTLGFSPCPNDTFIFDALVNNKIDTAGLSFHTQLEDVETLNKWALQGKLAITKLSFATYHQVKDKYDLLNSGSALGRGCGPLLIARQPIPQDEVPNRKIAIPGQLTTANLLFSIAFPDATRKEIMLFSDIENAVLDGRVDAGVIIHENRFTYQQKGLVKIIDLGEYWEQTTGNPIPLGGIFIRKDIPAHIRQQIDQLIHESLRYAWKNYPQLSDYVKQHAQEMEEAVMRKHIDLYVNDFSLDLGAEGQSAVETLLQKAAQVTI, from the coding sequence ATGGAACTAACGCTCGGATTTTCACCTTGCCCAAACGATACCTTTATCTTTGATGCACTGGTTAACAATAAGATAGATACAGCAGGACTCTCCTTCCATACACAACTCGAAGATGTCGAAACACTCAATAAATGGGCCCTGCAAGGAAAACTCGCCATCACCAAACTAAGCTTTGCCACCTACCACCAGGTAAAAGATAAATACGACCTGCTCAACAGCGGTAGCGCCCTGGGCCGCGGCTGTGGCCCCCTCCTCATCGCCCGCCAACCCATCCCGCAAGACGAAGTCCCAAACAGGAAAATAGCCATCCCCGGCCAGCTAACCACCGCCAACCTCCTCTTCTCCATCGCCTTCCCCGATGCCACCCGAAAAGAAATAATGCTCTTCTCCGATATAGAAAACGCAGTCCTCGATGGACGGGTAGACGCAGGCGTCATCATCCACGAAAACAGGTTCACCTACCAGCAAAAAGGATTGGTAAAGATTATCGACCTGGGAGAGTACTGGGAACAAACAACCGGCAACCCCATCCCCTTGGGCGGCATCTTCATCCGTAAAGACATCCCCGCACACATCCGGCAGCAAATAGATCAACTCATACATGAAAGCCTCCGCTACGCCTGGAAAAACTATCCCCAGCTGTCTGACTACGTAAAGCAACATGCTCAGGAGATGGAAGAAGCCGTTATGCGCAAACATATCGACCTTTATGTCAACGACTTCAGCCTCGACCTCGGCGCCGAAGGCCAGTCAGCAGTAGAAACACTCTTGCAGAAAGCCGCACAGGTCACCATATAG
- a CDS encoding 6-pyruvoyl trahydropterin synthase family protein, whose protein sequence is MIYLTRVENFNAAHKLSNPAWSKEKNQDVFGKCANDNWHGHNYELHVTVKGVPDPETGFVFNAKTLGDIIKDTVVEKIDHRNLNLDVDFMEGKFTSAENLAIGIWEQLVPHLPADVQLHCIKLYETPRIYVEYYGGK, encoded by the coding sequence ATGATCTATTTAACGCGTGTGGAGAATTTCAATGCCGCACACAAATTGAGCAACCCTGCATGGAGTAAGGAAAAGAATCAGGACGTATTTGGAAAATGTGCCAATGATAACTGGCATGGTCATAACTATGAGTTACATGTGACTGTTAAGGGAGTACCCGATCCTGAGACAGGTTTTGTATTTAATGCCAAGACATTAGGGGATATTATCAAGGATACGGTGGTAGAGAAGATTGATCATCGTAATTTGAACCTGGATGTAGATTTTATGGAAGGCAAGTTTACCTCTGCGGAGAACTTGGCCATTGGTATCTGGGAGCAGTTAGTCCCACATTTACCTGCGGATGTACAGTTGCATTGTATCAAGCTGTACGAGACCCCTCGAATTTACGTGGAATATTATGGCGGCAAATGA